The following coding sequences are from one Deltaproteobacteria bacterium window:
- a CDS encoding ricin-type beta-trefoil lectin domain protein, translated as MKYLGLMMLAVLIGAALAGPAQAGETVEVLLVDRLDEPRGFCLDIRGHKQRARVDRGLQAHSCYSYQGQIGVDQGFDTDGIKAGRFHMPGFDVCMTAGGSKAGARLGLAKCDGSAPQGFSLAASGEILSKGTPTLCVTVAGGESREGGGGRPVHLIRGLTLENCDEGRGKYQRWRVRTKAD; from the coding sequence ATGAAATACCTTGGTCTCATGATGCTGGCCGTGCTCATCGGCGCCGCGCTTGCCGGCCCCGCTCAAGCGGGCGAAACGGTGGAGGTCCTGCTGGTCGACCGCCTCGACGAACCGCGCGGCTTCTGCCTCGACATCCGCGGCCACAAGCAGCGCGCCAGGGTGGACAGGGGGCTCCAGGCCCACAGTTGCTACAGCTATCAGGGGCAGATCGGCGTCGACCAGGGATTCGACACCGACGGCATCAAGGCGGGACGGTTCCACATGCCAGGGTTCGACGTGTGCATGACCGCGGGCGGGTCCAAGGCGGGCGCACGGCTCGGTTTGGCGAAGTGCGACGGATCGGCGCCGCAGGGCTTCTCGCTCGCGGCCAGCGGCGAGATCCTCTCCAAGGGCACGCCGACGCTGTGCGTGACCGTGGCGGGTGGTGAGTCGAGGGAGGGAGGAGGCGGCCGGCCGGTGCATCTCATCCGCGGGTTGACCCTGGAGAACTGTGACGAGGGCCGGGGCAAGTACCAGCGCTGGCGCGTGCGCACCAAGGCCGACTAG